The proteins below are encoded in one region of Sphingobacterium sp. R2:
- the bcp gene encoding thioredoxin-dependent thiol peroxidase has protein sequence MATLEVGQKAPDFSAKNQHGETVHLSDFKGKKVILYFYPKDNTPGCTTEACNFRDNYQSLQKDGFEIIGVSVDDEASHQKFSSKHELPFQLLVDEDKKLVEAYGVWVEKNMYGKKYMGTARTTFVIDADGIIQHIIKKVDNKNASQQIRDLGV, from the coding sequence ATGGCAACACTAGAAGTAGGACAGAAAGCACCGGATTTCAGTGCAAAAAATCAACATGGCGAGACCGTCCATCTTTCCGATTTTAAAGGGAAAAAAGTTATTTTATATTTTTATCCCAAAGACAATACACCAGGCTGCACCACGGAGGCCTGCAACTTCAGAGACAACTATCAGTCTTTGCAAAAAGATGGTTTTGAAATCATAGGTGTAAGTGTGGACGATGAGGCATCACATCAAAAATTCAGCAGTAAACATGAGCTCCCTTTTCAGTTGCTTGTCGATGAAGACAAGAAACTCGTCGAGGCGTATGGTGTATGGGTCGAAAAAAATATGTATGGCAAAAAGTATATGGGCACCGCACGTACTACCTTTGTGATTGATGCAGATGGTATTATCCAACATATTATCAAAAAAGTAGATAACAAAAATGCGTCTCAGCAGATCCGCGATTTAGGCGTTTAA
- a CDS encoding glycine--tRNA ligase, which yields MSKQTDDFFKSVVSHAKEYGFVFQSSEIYDGLSAVYDYGQLGSELKNNLKTYWWKSMVQLNENIVGIDAAIFMHPTTWKASGHVDGFNDPMIDNKDSKKRYRADQLIEDKIARYEADGKTTEAAALLESLNTALNADDLAGLKTIIEEHNIVCPVSGTKNWTEVRQFNLMFATQMGAMADGADQVYLRPETAQGIFVNFLNVQKTGRMKIPFGIAQIGKAFRNEVIARQFIMRMREFEQMEMQFFCRPGTELEWYNKWKETRLKWHLALGFDPSNYRYHDHDKLAHYANAAVDIEFNFPFGFKEVEGIHSRTDFDLKQHQEYSKKKMQYFDPEINQNYIPYVIETSIGLDRLFLTVLCNSLVTEDLSTEEKQDSRVVLKFPPALAPVKAAILPLTKKDGLPEKAREILNTLKLDYNVQYDEKDAIGKRYRRQDAIGTPICITVDYDSLQDNTVTIRHRDTMAQERVAIADLENIIHNLAGWNTMLKKLI from the coding sequence ATGAGCAAACAGACAGACGACTTTTTCAAAAGTGTAGTATCACACGCGAAGGAATACGGTTTTGTATTTCAATCGAGCGAAATATATGACGGATTAAGTGCCGTCTACGATTATGGTCAATTGGGTTCGGAACTAAAAAACAACCTCAAAACTTATTGGTGGAAATCCATGGTGCAATTGAACGAGAACATTGTTGGTATCGATGCCGCAATTTTTATGCACCCCACAACATGGAAAGCCTCGGGTCACGTCGATGGTTTCAATGACCCAATGATCGACAATAAAGATTCAAAAAAACGTTACCGTGCGGATCAATTGATCGAAGATAAAATTGCGCGTTATGAAGCGGATGGTAAAACAACTGAAGCAGCAGCATTATTAGAGTCGTTGAATACAGCATTGAATGCCGACGATTTAGCTGGACTAAAAACCATCATTGAAGAACATAACATTGTATGCCCAGTCTCAGGCACCAAAAACTGGACTGAAGTACGTCAATTTAATTTGATGTTTGCAACCCAAATGGGTGCTATGGCTGACGGTGCAGATCAAGTGTACCTTCGTCCTGAAACTGCACAGGGTATTTTCGTCAACTTCCTGAACGTACAAAAGACAGGACGTATGAAAATTCCTTTTGGTATTGCCCAAATTGGTAAAGCTTTCCGTAATGAAGTAATCGCACGTCAGTTTATTATGCGTATGCGCGAATTCGAGCAAATGGAAATGCAATTTTTCTGCCGTCCGGGAACCGAATTGGAATGGTATAACAAATGGAAAGAGACACGCTTGAAATGGCATTTGGCATTGGGCTTCGATCCTTCCAACTACCGTTACCACGACCATGATAAATTAGCGCATTATGCAAATGCTGCTGTTGATATTGAATTTAATTTCCCATTTGGGTTTAAGGAGGTTGAAGGTATCCACTCACGGACAGATTTCGATTTGAAACAACATCAGGAGTATTCTAAAAAGAAAATGCAATATTTTGATCCGGAGATCAATCAAAACTACATTCCGTATGTGATTGAAACTTCAATCGGATTGGACCGCCTTTTCTTAACTGTACTATGTAACTCTCTGGTAACGGAAGATTTGTCTACGGAAGAAAAACAAGATTCGCGCGTTGTATTGAAATTCCCCCCAGCATTGGCTCCGGTAAAAGCTGCCATTTTACCATTAACCAAAAAAGATGGTTTGCCAGAGAAAGCGCGAGAAATATTGAATACGCTGAAATTGGATTACAATGTTCAGTACGATGAAAAAGATGCTATCGGAAAACGTTATCGTCGTCAGGATGCTATCGGAACGCCAATCTGTATTACAGTTGATTACGATTCTTTGCAAGATAATACTGTCACGATCCGCCACCGCGATACGATGGCACAAGAACGTGTTGCCATTGCCGATCTTGAAAACATAATACATAACCTAGCTGGTTGGAATACCATGCTAAAGAAATTAATATAA